Proteins encoded within one genomic window of Deferribacter autotrophicus:
- the mnmA gene encoding tRNA 2-thiouridine(34) synthase MnmA codes for MSKKVLVAMSGGVDSSVAAYKMLEKGYDVIGVTLKLFDGPTKFIEDAKNVAEKLGIKWYLADYSSYFKEVISYFINSYRKGETPNPCAFCNKNAKFVYLFNEMQKNNAEMIVTGHYAKVVEKDGLKYIGKAKNLKKDQSYYLALLDEFQVSLLYFPHGDVESKDEVRELANKIGLKVASKKDSQEVCFLCGKDYREFLKERIDSKRFKKGYLIYNGKKMRQHEGIEFFTIGQRRGLGLNYHEPLYVTNIDAKSGNIYLAKKDDVFKRGVKLRNVNIVNDRKRIFRAKAKIRYRMEEADCMVEILPENKAIILFDEPQFAPTKGQMVAIYQDDLVLGGGFIHDVF; via the coding sequence ATGAGTAAAAAAGTTTTGGTTGCAATGAGTGGCGGTGTTGACAGCTCTGTTGCTGCGTATAAAATGTTAGAAAAAGGTTATGATGTTATTGGTGTAACTCTTAAACTGTTTGATGGCCCAACTAAGTTTATAGAAGATGCAAAAAATGTAGCGGAAAAACTTGGAATAAAATGGTATCTTGCAGACTATAGTAGTTATTTTAAAGAAGTGATATCTTATTTTATAAACAGTTATCGAAAAGGGGAAACACCAAATCCATGTGCTTTTTGCAATAAAAATGCAAAGTTTGTTTATCTCTTCAATGAAATGCAAAAGAACAATGCTGAAATGATTGTGACTGGGCATTATGCAAAGGTTGTTGAAAAAGATGGTTTAAAATATATTGGCAAAGCTAAAAACTTGAAAAAGGATCAATCTTATTACTTGGCGTTGCTGGATGAGTTTCAAGTAAGTTTATTATATTTTCCACATGGAGATGTAGAATCTAAAGATGAAGTTAGAGAATTAGCTAATAAAATAGGGTTAAAAGTGGCTTCCAAAAAAGATAGTCAGGAAGTTTGTTTTTTATGTGGCAAGGACTATAGAGAATTTTTAAAAGAAAGGATTGATTCTAAAAGGTTTAAAAAGGGGTATTTGATTTATAATGGTAAAAAGATGAGACAACATGAAGGGATAGAATTTTTTACTATAGGACAAAGACGGGGGTTAGGCCTCAATTATCATGAACCATTGTATGTTACAAATATTGATGCAAAAAGTGGAAATATTTATTTAGCAAAAAAAGATGATGTTTTTAAGAGAGGAGTAAAATTAAGAAATGTAAATATCGTAAATGATAGGAAAAGGATATTTAGAGCAAAAGCAAAAATAAGGTATAGGATGGAAGAAGCTGATTGTATGGTGGAAATTTTACCTGAGAATAAAGCAATAATTCTATTTGATGAACCACAATTTGCACCAACAAAAGGACAGATGGTTGCTATTTATCAGGATGACTTGGTTTTGGGTGGAGGTTTTATACATGATGTTTTTTAA
- a CDS encoding metallophosphoesterase — MKIGIISDSHDNLINMQKCVHYLNNIGVDFVFHCGDIISPFTIKVMNELKCDYRAVFGNNDGEWLNLKEISKNRIFKPPYLFELDNKKFLLLHEGDIAMFIDNSIDFVFYGHTHVKYSFNKNGQLIVNPGTLAGYLADSATFAILDTNEFNVEFIDVDTI; from the coding sequence ATGAAAATAGGGATAATTTCTGATAGTCATGATAATTTAATCAATATGCAAAAGTGTGTGCATTATCTGAATAATATTGGAGTAGATTTTGTTTTTCATTGCGGAGATATAATTTCACCATTTACAATAAAAGTTATGAATGAATTGAAATGTGATTATAGGGCAGTTTTTGGAAATAACGATGGTGAATGGTTAAACCTAAAAGAGATATCTAAGAACAGAATTTTTAAACCTCCCTACTTATTTGAATTAGATAATAAAAAGTTCTTGTTGTTACATGAGGGTGATATTGCTATGTTTATTGATAATAGTATAGATTTTGTTTTTTACGGTCATACTCATGTGAAGTATAGCTTTAATAAAAATGGGCAACTTATTGTTAATCCAGGGACATTAGCAGGTTATTTGGCAGATTCTGCTACTTTTGCAATATTAGATACCAACGAATTTAATGTGGAATTTATAGATGTTGATACAATTTGA
- a CDS encoding rod shape-determining protein, with protein MIFNKIFDIFSNDLAIDLGTANTLIYVRGKGIVCNEPSVVAINNNTNEILAVGNEAKSMLGRTPANIVAIRPMKDGVIANFEVTEKMLRYFIQKVHHRKSLVRPRIVICIPSGGTQVEKRAVKDSAIQAGAREVYLIEEPMAAAIGAGLPIQEPTGNMIVDIGGGTTEVAVISLSGIVYANSVRVGGDEMDEAIVNYIKRKYNLLIGMNAAEQIKMKIGSAFKTEEEMSVEIKGRDLVTGIPKTIEITDDEVREALNDAVSKIVDAVKIALEKTPPELAADIVDKGIVLTGGGALLKGLDKRLSEETGLPIIVSDDPLTAVALGSGKVLEELDLLRKVAID; from the coding sequence ATGATTTTTAATAAAATATTTGACATATTTTCTAACGATTTAGCCATAGATTTGGGAACGGCTAATACATTGATTTATGTAAGAGGAAAAGGGATTGTGTGTAATGAACCATCTGTTGTTGCTATAAACAATAATACTAATGAAATACTGGCTGTAGGGAATGAAGCCAAGAGCATGTTGGGTAGAACGCCTGCAAATATTGTTGCTATAAGACCTATGAAAGATGGAGTAATTGCAAACTTTGAAGTTACCGAAAAGATGCTGCGTTATTTTATACAGAAAGTTCATCATCGAAAATCACTTGTAAGACCAAGAATAGTTATTTGTATACCATCTGGTGGTACCCAAGTAGAGAAAAGGGCTGTAAAGGATTCTGCAATACAAGCAGGCGCAAGAGAGGTATATTTAATTGAAGAGCCAATGGCTGCTGCTATTGGTGCAGGATTACCTATTCAAGAGCCCACAGGTAATATGATTGTGGATATTGGTGGTGGGACAACGGAAGTGGCAGTAATTTCTCTTTCTGGTATTGTTTATGCCAACTCTGTAAGAGTGGGCGGAGATGAAATGGATGAAGCAATCGTGAATTATATCAAGAGAAAATACAATCTTTTAATAGGGATGAATGCTGCAGAGCAGATTAAAATGAAGATAGGTTCTGCCTTTAAAACAGAAGAAGAAATGAGTGTGGAAATTAAGGGGAGGGATTTAGTTACAGGAATACCTAAAACAATAGAAATCACTGACGACGAGGTTAGAGAAGCGTTAAATGATGCAGTTAGCAAAATTGTTGATGCCGTAAAGATTGCTTTAGAAAAAACTCCTCCTGAACTTGCAGCTGACATTGTAGATAAAGGTATAGTTTTAACTGGTGGAGGAGCGTTGTTAAAAGGTTTGGATAAAAGATTATCTGAGGAGACCGGTTTACCGATAATAGTATCTGATGATCCTCTTACTGCTGTTGCTTTAGGTTCTGGAAAAGTTTTAGAGGAATTAGATTTATTGAGGAAAGTTGCCATTGATTAA
- the mreC gene encoding rod shape-determining protein MreC — protein MFAIKKRYIFLFLILLFIILMQFEMPQTYRPIKGLLGNILNPFIYLADNTVDFFTSTFDKYINLINVKEENKKLKNELDKLNFENIKLREKLKELDRLKKLLNFKEAFEFNTIACNVIGRNNYGLIKYIIIDRGSNDGLDVDMPVISSKGLVGKVVELYRHSAKVKIVLDRSLKVAVMNFNTRETGVVSGTDYGLLEVNFYSNIGKVNIGDLFITSGFGMLYPKGLPVGVVVKYENEDYGLFKKVYLKPIVDFNKLENVLVILKNEKIQNN, from the coding sequence ATGTTTGCTATTAAAAAAAGATATATTTTTTTATTTTTGATTTTACTCTTTATAATTCTAATGCAGTTTGAAATGCCCCAAACTTACAGGCCTATCAAGGGGTTGCTGGGAAATATTTTAAATCCTTTTATTTATTTAGCTGATAATACGGTAGATTTTTTTACATCAACTTTTGATAAATATATCAATTTAATAAATGTAAAGGAAGAAAATAAAAAACTAAAAAATGAATTAGATAAATTAAACTTTGAAAATATTAAACTTAGAGAAAAATTGAAAGAACTTGATAGGTTAAAAAAACTTCTTAATTTTAAAGAAGCTTTTGAATTTAATACTATAGCATGCAATGTGATCGGTAGGAATAATTATGGGCTAATTAAGTATATAATTATTGATAGAGGTAGTAATGACGGTTTAGATGTGGATATGCCTGTGATAAGTAGCAAGGGGCTTGTAGGGAAAGTAGTAGAATTGTACAGGCATAGTGCCAAAGTAAAAATTGTGCTTGATAGAAGCTTGAAAGTTGCTGTTATGAATTTCAATACGAGAGAGACGGGAGTTGTGTCTGGTACCGACTATGGTTTGTTAGAAGTAAATTTTTATTCGAATATTGGTAAAGTAAATATTGGAGATCTGTTTATAACATCAGGTTTTGGTATGCTTTATCCTAAAGGATTACCTGTGGGTGTTGTTGTGAAATATGAAAACGAAGATTATGGTCTTTTTAAAAAAGTTTATTTAAAGCCCATTGTGGATTTTAATAAATTAGAAAATGTATTGGTAATACTAAAAAATGAAAAGATTCAAAACAATTAG
- the mrdA gene encoding penicillin-binding protein 2, with protein sequence MFKALSDRVNNIFNKRLLIYTVVFFLFFSSVMGRLFYLQIVKYEKYKNLSENNRIRILRIKADRGFIRDRNGTLLVTNQPSYNLMATKSDIKDFDNLIKKLKDIIEIDEDLVRERYKKAYYYSTFMIYRGLKEQQLSYLLEHHEQFPGIKLDVDTVRSYYDSKSLSHIIGYMGEVTEYDLRKNKGYQVGDLIGKSGVEKVYEDELRGIDGARQVEVDSLGFVSKELSVKKPVKGKNLILSIDYDLQKAVKNIFSDKVGGVVIMNIQTGRILALYSSPTYDLNKFIPFIKKDDWDKIITNPYKPLTNRVIEDAYPPGSVFKILMAYIGLNEGVITFNTQYFCGGKLDFNGYKYGCWKKGGHGNLDLHDAIVQSCDVYFYNVGLVLGINKISEYALNFNLGKKTGIDLPNEKAGIFPTREWKKKRFHQPWYPGETIIASIGQGYISTTPIQIAVMLSALFNGGIVFKPTVVYGFEDKGFIEKKVEINNKLNINKTYAKEILDALYDTVYSKHATGYRARVSKIKIGGKTGTAQVISLKKFKDKDENEIPWKYRDHSWFAGIVPVDSPKYVIVAFVEHGGSGSKGAAPVVGAIANKLVDLGYVSIK encoded by the coding sequence TTGTTTAAGGCACTGAGTGACAGAGTAAATAATATTTTTAACAAAAGGTTATTAATATATACAGTTGTGTTTTTTTTATTTTTTTCGAGTGTGATGGGAAGATTATTTTACTTACAAATAGTTAAATACGAGAAATATAAGAACTTGTCTGAAAATAATAGAATTAGGATTTTGAGAATTAAAGCTGACAGAGGATTTATTAGAGATAGAAATGGTACGCTTCTCGTAACGAATCAGCCTAGTTATAATTTAATGGCTACAAAATCTGATATAAAAGATTTTGATAATCTCATAAAAAAGCTGAAAGATATTATTGAAATTGATGAAGATCTTGTTCGTGAAAGATATAAAAAAGCATACTATTATAGTACATTTATGATTTATAGAGGATTAAAAGAACAGCAATTGAGTTATCTTTTAGAACATCACGAACAATTCCCAGGGATAAAACTGGATGTAGATACCGTAAGGTCTTATTATGACAGTAAAAGTTTGAGTCATATAATTGGCTATATGGGAGAAGTTACAGAATATGATTTGAGGAAGAATAAAGGGTATCAGGTAGGTGATTTGATAGGTAAATCAGGGGTGGAAAAAGTATATGAAGATGAACTTAGAGGAATTGATGGAGCCAGACAGGTTGAGGTTGATAGTTTAGGTTTTGTTTCAAAAGAGTTATCGGTTAAAAAACCAGTTAAAGGTAAAAACCTTATTTTGAGTATTGATTACGATTTACAAAAGGCAGTCAAAAACATCTTTAGTGATAAAGTTGGTGGTGTAGTAATAATGAATATTCAAACGGGGAGAATTTTGGCTTTGTATTCTTCTCCTACCTATGATTTAAATAAATTTATACCTTTTATAAAAAAAGATGATTGGGATAAAATTATAACAAATCCATACAAACCTTTGACAAACAGGGTAATTGAAGATGCATATCCTCCTGGATCTGTTTTTAAAATTTTGATGGCTTATATAGGACTCAACGAAGGAGTTATCACTTTCAATACACAATACTTCTGTGGTGGTAAGCTGGATTTTAATGGATATAAATATGGTTGTTGGAAAAAGGGTGGACACGGCAATTTAGATTTGCATGATGCAATAGTTCAATCTTGTGATGTTTATTTTTATAATGTTGGACTTGTATTAGGCATAAATAAAATTTCAGAATATGCATTAAATTTCAATCTTGGGAAAAAAACTGGTATAGATTTACCTAATGAAAAAGCTGGGATATTTCCAACAAGAGAATGGAAGAAAAAACGTTTTCATCAGCCTTGGTATCCAGGTGAAACAATTATTGCTTCTATTGGTCAGGGTTACATTTCAACAACACCTATTCAGATTGCTGTGATGTTATCGGCTCTCTTTAATGGTGGGATAGTCTTTAAGCCAACAGTAGTTTATGGTTTTGAAGATAAAGGTTTTATTGAGAAAAAAGTAGAAATTAATAATAAACTAAATATAAATAAAACTTATGCAAAAGAAATATTAGATGCATTATATGATACAGTTTATTCAAAACATGCAACTGGTTATAGGGCAAGAGTAAGTAAAATAAAAATAGGTGGTAAAACAGGAACTGCACAGGTGATATCATTGAAAAAATTTAAAGATAAAGATGAAAATGAAATTCCATGGAAGTATAGAGATCATTCTTGGTTTGCAGGAATTGTCCCTGTTGATTCTCCTAAATATGTAATTGTGGCATTTGTTGAACATGGTGGTTCTGGTAGTAAGGGAGCAGCTCCAGTTGTTGGAGCAATAGCGAATAAACTGGTGGATTTAGGTTATGTTTCAATTAAATAG
- the rodA gene encoding rod shape-determining protein RodA, translating to MFQLNRKHFKYFDYILTLLVVLISVFGVIAIYSASYDLNTNSFKGFYIKQIIWITIGIISYFLFTFINYRFLLKYSHIFYYISLIILGFVLIKGHIGMGAQRWINIGGFRLQPSEFIKVVWILFLAKKFSTHEIYYSTFLDIFKKALFLAPIFILIFLQPDLGTALVYVFLWGIALLFCGVRKYTVFVTIILMLISLPIGWSQLKDYQKKRIITFLYPEKDPFGAGYHVIQSKIAIGSGGLKGKGFLKGTQSHLRFLPERHTDFIFSLINEEFGFFGGIAILSIIFLLIFKILYVGLVVKEPGGKIICLLGASLIFFQTFVNSAMTVGLMPVVGIPMPFVSYGGSSIITFFTLTGIINSISMRRYDIVS from the coding sequence ATGTTTCAATTAAATAGAAAACACTTTAAATATTTTGATTATATTTTGACCTTATTGGTTGTCTTAATTTCTGTTTTTGGTGTTATTGCTATATATTCTGCTTCATATGATTTAAATACTAATAGTTTTAAAGGTTTTTATATAAAGCAGATAATTTGGATTACTATTGGAATCATAAGTTATTTTTTGTTTACATTTATTAATTACAGGTTCTTACTGAAATATTCACATATCTTTTATTATATAAGTTTAATTATTTTAGGATTTGTTCTTATCAAAGGACATATTGGTATGGGTGCACAAAGGTGGATTAATATAGGTGGATTTAGACTTCAACCATCAGAATTTATAAAAGTTGTATGGATTCTGTTTTTGGCAAAAAAATTTAGTACCCATGAAATATACTATTCTACATTTTTAGATATTTTTAAAAAAGCATTGTTTTTGGCCCCTATTTTTATACTAATTTTTTTACAGCCAGATTTAGGTACGGCTCTTGTATATGTGTTTCTCTGGGGGATTGCTCTTCTTTTTTGTGGAGTTAGGAAGTACACAGTATTTGTTACAATTATACTTATGTTGATAAGTTTACCTATAGGATGGAGCCAACTTAAGGATTATCAAAAAAAGCGTATTATAACTTTTTTGTATCCAGAAAAAGATCCATTCGGTGCAGGTTATCATGTCATTCAATCTAAAATTGCTATTGGGTCAGGCGGTTTGAAAGGAAAAGGCTTCTTAAAAGGGACGCAATCCCATTTAAGATTCTTACCAGAAAGACATACAGATTTTATTTTTTCATTAATTAACGAAGAATTTGGCTTCTTTGGTGGTATAGCCATTTTGAGTATCATTTTTTTGCTTATTTTTAAGATTTTGTATGTAGGTTTAGTTGTTAAGGAACCGGGAGGAAAGATTATTTGTCTACTGGGAGCTTCATTGATTTTTTTCCAAACATTTGTAAATAGTGCTATGACTGTGGGGTTAATGCCTGTAGTAGGTATTCCGATGCCTTTTGTAAGCTACGGTGGTTCATCTATTATAACATTTTTCACGTTAACAGGAATAATTAATTCAATATCAATGAGGAGATATGACATTGTCAGTTGA
- a CDS encoding TIGR03960 family B12-binding radical SAM protein, with translation MTLSVDKKELLMISKPLRYIGGELNSVVKNNYKIRFCLSFPDVYEVGMSHYGFKLLYEKLNECSQIACERFFMPWIDAIDYFGKDIFVSLETNTPLKEFDLIGFSLQYELSYTNLLYIIKMSDIPLLSTERKDSDPIIIAGGPCVVNPAPLIDFVDVFFIGEMEEDLVNVLEVFSNNANVSRKEKLEFFNKFHFTYVPQVEKDKKVRRKIFVDFPLEGFCKKPIVPNFSVVQDRVSLEISRGCTRGCRFCQAGFIYRPVRERGIVSLIENALTQIENTGYFELSFLSLSAADFCNLEQLLVETNKCLSDKSISISLPSVRADQIKSFIFRELSKVRKSGFTIAPEAGSQRLRNSINKNLTEEEIIEAVELANKGGFNHAKLYFMIGLPFETDEDVLAIATLAEKIKGKVDRKFEITVSVSNFVPKPFTPYQWLGQDHVYSLKKKQDLLRKEMRKRKIKLKLHDVGQSILEACFSRGGVELGKVLYDAVNERLIFDGWSEFFNFDKWKNIFEKNGQDIYEYASKGYSLYEDLPWDNIDVGLEKKYLMNELEKAKNSLVTEDCRFDKCTGCGVCDFKNIKNIFAKKEAVTIKSKKETNIKTYIVRFEKKGDAIFYSALDTSRYFQHIFIIHNIELQFSRGFNPQPKINYIYPLPLGISGENEIMVVECSEFLDTERIVNELNEKFRSGFKIKSITEYNGENFDNCIQVFKFDDATEEIFSSMLIEGKNYYEKISKKGKKKIVCIDNYLIHKDKNRIELKITPMGGFNLLEFFKFWDYNISKLNISRTNIYPIK, from the coding sequence ATGACATTGTCAGTTGATAAGAAAGAATTATTGATGATAAGCAAACCACTACGTTACATAGGTGGTGAGCTTAATTCAGTTGTAAAGAATAATTATAAAATACGTTTTTGTTTGTCATTTCCTGATGTTTATGAAGTAGGAATGTCTCATTATGGATTCAAACTTTTATACGAAAAATTAAATGAATGTAGTCAGATAGCTTGTGAAAGATTTTTTATGCCATGGATAGATGCTATTGATTATTTTGGTAAGGATATTTTTGTTTCACTAGAAACAAATACTCCTTTAAAAGAATTTGATTTAATTGGTTTTTCTCTTCAATATGAGCTTTCGTATACAAATCTTTTATATATCATAAAAATGTCTGATATCCCCCTTTTATCTACAGAAAGAAAAGATAGTGATCCCATAATTATTGCTGGTGGTCCTTGTGTTGTAAATCCAGCACCTTTAATAGATTTTGTTGATGTTTTTTTTATTGGAGAAATGGAAGAAGATCTAGTGAATGTTTTAGAAGTATTTAGTAACAATGCAAATGTGAGTAGAAAGGAAAAGCTAGAGTTTTTCAATAAATTTCATTTTACATATGTTCCTCAAGTCGAAAAAGATAAGAAAGTGAGAAGAAAAATTTTTGTTGATTTTCCTTTGGAGGGTTTTTGTAAAAAACCGATTGTCCCAAATTTTTCTGTTGTTCAAGATAGAGTTAGTTTGGAAATAAGCAGAGGATGTACGAGAGGGTGCCGTTTTTGTCAGGCAGGGTTCATTTACCGCCCAGTAAGGGAGCGAGGAATAGTTTCTTTAATAGAAAATGCATTAACGCAAATAGAAAATACAGGCTATTTTGAGTTGTCATTTTTATCTCTATCAGCAGCAGATTTTTGTAATCTTGAACAATTATTGGTAGAAACTAACAAGTGCTTATCAGATAAGAGTATTTCTATTAGTTTACCCTCTGTAAGGGCTGATCAAATAAAGAGCTTCATATTCAGAGAATTATCCAAAGTAAGAAAATCTGGTTTTACAATTGCTCCTGAGGCAGGGTCACAGAGATTAAGAAATAGTATTAATAAAAATTTAACTGAAGAGGAGATAATAGAAGCGGTTGAATTAGCAAATAAGGGTGGTTTTAATCATGCAAAACTTTATTTTATGATAGGCTTGCCTTTTGAAACAGATGAAGATGTCCTTGCAATCGCAACACTTGCTGAAAAGATAAAAGGAAAAGTTGACAGAAAATTTGAAATAACAGTATCTGTTTCAAATTTTGTTCCAAAACCTTTTACTCCTTATCAATGGTTAGGTCAGGATCATGTTTATTCTCTTAAAAAGAAGCAAGATTTACTTAGAAAAGAAATGCGCAAAAGAAAAATAAAACTAAAATTACATGATGTAGGTCAGAGTATTCTTGAGGCTTGTTTTTCAAGGGGAGGGGTTGAGCTGGGCAAGGTGCTTTATGATGCTGTCAATGAAAGGCTAATATTTGATGGATGGAGTGAATTTTTTAATTTTGATAAATGGAAAAATATTTTTGAGAAAAATGGACAAGATATTTATGAATATGCAAGCAAAGGCTATAGTCTTTACGAAGATTTGCCGTGGGACAATATTGATGTTGGTTTAGAGAAAAAATATTTGATGAATGAACTTGAGAAAGCAAAAAATAGCTTAGTTACAGAAGATTGTAGATTTGATAAGTGTACGGGTTGTGGAGTTTGTGATTTTAAAAATATAAAAAATATTTTTGCGAAAAAAGAAGCTGTAACTATAAAAAGTAAAAAAGAAACAAATATAAAAACCTATATAGTAAGGTTTGAAAAAAAAGGTGATGCTATTTTTTATTCTGCTCTTGATACCTCTAGATATTTCCAGCATATTTTTATAATACATAATATTGAGCTACAATTTAGCCGTGGTTTTAATCCACAACCGAAAATCAATTACATTTATCCTCTTCCTTTGGGAATAAGCGGAGAAAATGAAATAATGGTAGTAGAATGTAGTGAATTTTTAGATACTGAAAGAATAGTCAATGAATTAAATGAAAAATTCAGATCAGGTTTTAAAATAAAATCAATAACTGAGTATAATGGTGAAAATTTTGATAACTGTATTCAAGTGTTCAAATTTGATGATGCTACAGAAGAAATATTTTCATCAATGTTAATTGAGGGTAAAAACTATTATGAGAAAATAAGTAAAAAAGGCAAAAAGAAAATTGTATGTATTGATAATTATCTGATACACAAAGATAAAAACAGAATAGAGTTAAAAATAACTCCTATGGGAGGATTTAATCTACTTGAATTTTTTAAATTTTGGGATTATAATATTTCTAAATTAAATATTAGCAGAACAAATATATACCCAATAAAATAA
- a CDS encoding Fur family transcriptional regulator, which yields MFKEKAVEAMKKAGFKLTKPRMWIVEYLDGNKNHPSAIEIYDDLRRQNKHFSFATIYNTLDTLVKSGAVKQINVDPNCSRFDPDTSEHGHFVCRVCKKVYDLESVNLDYDKTIIAEIDHIDITISGVCKNCKKQ from the coding sequence ATGTTTAAAGAAAAAGCTGTGGAAGCCATGAAAAAAGCAGGATTTAAATTAACTAAGCCAAGAATGTGGATTGTTGAATATCTTGACGGCAATAAAAACCATCCATCAGCAATAGAAATTTATGATGATTTGAGAAGACAGAATAAGCACTTTTCATTTGCGACTATTTATAATACTCTTGATACTCTTGTAAAATCTGGAGCTGTAAAGCAGATAAATGTAGATCCAAATTGTAGCAGATTTGACCCTGATACAAGCGAACATGGTCATTTTGTGTGTAGGGTATGTAAAAAGGTTTATGATTTAGAATCAGTTAATCTTGATTATGATAAAACAATAATAGCTGAAATTGACCATATTGATATAACAATTTCTGGTGTTTGTAAAAACTGTAAAAAACAGTAA
- a CDS encoding RCKP-type rubredoxin-like domain-containing protein, translating to MAVFKCKNCGYEKEGRCKPRKCPECGSQNSFEKKE from the coding sequence ATGGCAGTTTTTAAATGTAAAAACTGTGGTTACGAAAAAGAAGGTAGATGTAAACCTAGAAAATGTCCTGAATGTGGTTCTCAAAACAGCTTTGAAAAGAAAGAATAA
- a CDS encoding TIGR02757 family protein — protein sequence MKDFLDIIYKKYNNKDYIGTDPVIYPHKLAGNKEFIAFISSVFAYGKVSLIQRFLDLFFTEYGVDPFKKKNKKSIYYRFQKEDDIYKLYQFLHKIYKDYGSLYNYFIKQSANIEVAYDKFRNEFFDYFDHDVTNGLTFLLPDIMKSAAKRIRMFFRWMVRKDEIDFGLWAGYNKKELKFPLDIHILTYAYKHNIINNKINSRKNVEKITDFFKSIDEDDPVKYDFAITRLGMIYRCKYTKSESCESCEWKKQCFLIDNYKRSYILTMNI from the coding sequence ATGAAAGATTTCTTGGATATCATTTATAAAAAGTACAATAATAAAGATTATATTGGTACTGATCCTGTAATCTATCCCCATAAATTAGCTGGTAATAAAGAGTTTATTGCTTTTATTTCGTCAGTTTTTGCTTACGGCAAAGTTAGTTTAATTCAAAGATTTTTAGACCTATTTTTTACAGAATATGGGGTAGATCCTTTTAAGAAAAAGAATAAAAAGAGTATATATTATAGGTTTCAGAAAGAAGACGATATTTACAAACTTTATCAGTTTTTACACAAAATATATAAAGATTATGGATCCCTATATAACTATTTTATAAAACAATCTGCTAATATTGAAGTGGCTTATGACAAATTTAGAAATGAATTTTTTGATTATTTTGACCATGATGTAACAAATGGATTAACATTTTTGCTACCAGATATAATGAAATCAGCTGCTAAAAGAATTAGGATGTTTTTTAGATGGATGGTTAGAAAAGATGAAATAGATTTCGGACTTTGGGCAGGATACAATAAAAAGGAGTTGAAATTCCCTTTGGATATACATATATTGACATATGCATATAAACATAATATCATAAATAATAAAATTAATAGCAGAAAAAACGTAGAAAAAATAACTGATTTTTTTAAAAGTATTGATGAGGATGATCCTGTGAAATATGATTTTGCAATAACAAGGCTTGGAATGATTTATAGATGCAAATATACAAAATCTGAGTCGTGTGAATCTTGTGAATGGAAAAAGCAATGCTTTTTAATTGACAATTATAAGAGAAGTTATATATTAACGATGAATATTTGA
- the trxA gene encoding thioredoxin, which produces MALNFTEENFQKEVLESDIPVLVDFWAVWCGPCKMLAPTIDQLATELEGKVKVGKVNVDENQSLAARYGIMSIPTVMIFKDGKVVEQFIGVQPKGVYLDALNKYL; this is translated from the coding sequence ATGGCTTTGAATTTTACAGAAGAAAATTTCCAGAAAGAGGTATTGGAAAGTGATATTCCTGTTCTAGTGGATTTCTGGGCAGTATGGTGTGGACCATGTAAAATGCTTGCACCTACAATAGACCAACTCGCTACTGAGTTAGAAGGTAAGGTTAAAGTTGGTAAGGTAAATGTTGATGAGAATCAAAGTCTTGCTGCAAGATATGGTATCATGAGTATCCCAACAGTTATGATATTTAAAGATGGTAAAGTTGTTGAACAATTTATTGGTGTTCAACCTAAAGGCGTTTACCTTGATGCATTAAACAAATACTTATAA
- a CDS encoding FmdB family zinc ribbon protein codes for MPIYEYKCKECGKEFTKLVFRLNDEVECPHCKSKNVEKLISTISSISGGSGGSSCSGGPSGFS; via the coding sequence ATGCCAATATATGAGTACAAATGTAAAGAGTGTGGCAAGGAATTTACAAAGCTTGTTTTTAGGCTTAATGATGAAGTAGAATGTCCACACTGTAAAAGTAAGAATGTAGAAAAATTAATTTCTACAATTTCATCCATTTCTGGAGGAAGTGGTGGATCATCATGTAGTGGTGGTCCAAGCGGATTTAGCTGA